From a single Capsicum annuum cultivar UCD-10X-F1 chromosome 12, UCD10Xv1.1, whole genome shotgun sequence genomic region:
- the LOC107850181 gene encoding pentatricopeptide repeat-containing protein At4g38150 — protein MRTLVRRKGIKFCWKYYNNLCCPKVNVNETLSSTKLRSFSSSNKFSNYSDESNRSNYPPPPDPIPNRPLRGDSRRPFSPSQRQRPSSNNPTHSTTFRRSGGSNENQMKSPEGDDFLKRFQLGFDRKEQNSNSNAAFHPNGETSDAPASEAPPSPPEGADEIFKKMKETGLIPNAVAMLDGLCKDGLVQEAMNLFGLMREKGTMPEVVIYTAVVDGFIKAHKFDDAVRIFRKMQGNGIIPNAFSYGILIRGLCQGKRLDDALEFCLEMLEAGHSPNVATFVALVDGFCKEKSLEDAQNMIKTLRQKSFILDDKAAREYLDKKGPFLPVVWEAIVGKKASQRLSMF, from the coding sequence ATGAGAACTTTAGTGAGACGGAAGGGTATTAAGTTTTGTTGGAAATATTACAACAATCTTTGCTGTCCTAAGGTGAATGTAAATGAGACACTTTCCTCAACAAAGTTACGCTCATTTAGCAGCTCCAACAAATTCAGCAATTACTCCGATGAATCCAATCGATCCAACTATCCTCCTCCCCCTGATCCTATACCGAATAGGCCCTTAAGAGGTGATTCCAGAAGGCCCTTCAGTCCATCTCAAAGACAACGTCCCAGCAGCAACAACCCCACCCATTCTACAACTTTTAGGAGATCTGGTGGAAGCAATGAAAATCAAATGAAGTCCCCGGAAGGTGATGATTTTCTGAAAAGGTTTCAGCTTGGGTTTGATCGTAAAGAGCAAAACTCAAACTCAAACGCTGCGTTCCACCCCAATGGTGAAACCAGTGACGCTCCTGCTTCTGAGGCACCTCCGTCTCCACCAGAAGGTGCTGATGAGATAttcaagaaaatgaaagaaactGGCCTGATACCCAATGCCGTAGCAATGCTTGACGGGCTTTGCAAGGATGGTCTGGTCCAGGAGGCTATGAATCTCTTTGGCCTGATGCGTGAAAAGGGTACAATGCCTGAAGTTGTTATCTACACTGCTGTTGTAGACGGCTTTATTAAAGCTCATAAGTTTGATGATGCTGTGAGGATTTTCCGGAAAATGCAAGGCAATGGCATTATTCCTAATGCTTTCAGTTACGGTATCTTAATCCGTGGACTCTGTCAAGGTAAAAGATTAGACGATGCCCTCGAGTTTTGCTTGGAGATGCTCGAGGCTGGACATTCCCCCAACGTGGCGACCTTTGTGGCTTTGGTTGATGGATTTTGCAAGGAGAAAAGTCTTGAAGATGCCCAAAACATGATTAAAACGTTGAGGCAAAAAAGCTTCATCCTCGACGATAAGGCTGCAAGGGAGTATCTGGACAAGAAAGGCCCATTCTTGCCAGTGGTTTGGGAGGCAATAGTGGGGAAAAAAGCTTCACAGAGGCTATCTATGTTCTAA